The proteins below are encoded in one region of Callospermophilus lateralis isolate mCalLat2 chromosome 9, mCalLat2.hap1, whole genome shotgun sequence:
- the Hoxd13 gene encoding homeobox protein Hox-D13, with translation MSRAGSWDMDGLRADAGAAGAAPASSSSSVAAAAAPGQCRGFLSAPVFAGTHSGRAAAAAAAAAAAAAAASSFAYPGTSERTGSASSSSSSAVVAARPEAPPAKECTAPAPTAAAAAPPGAPALGYGYHFGNGYYSCRMSHGVGLQQNALKSSPHASLGGFPVEKYMDVSGLASSSVPTNEVPARAKEVSFYQGYTSPYQHVPGYIDMVSTFGSGEPRHEAYISMEGYQSWTLANGWNSQVYCAKDQPQGSHFWKSSFPGDVALNQPDMCVYRRGRKKRVPYTKLQLKELENEYAINKFINKDKRRRISAATNLSERQVTIWFQNRRVKDKKIVSKLKDTVS, from the exons ATGAGCCGGGCTGGGAGCTGGGACATGGACGGGCTGCGGGCAGACGCCGGGGCCGCCGGGGCCGCCCcggcctcctcctcttcctcggtGGCGGCGGCAGCGGCTCCCGGTCAGTGCCGTGGTTTCCTTTCCGCGCCAGTGTTCGCTGGGACACATTCAGGGCGGGCGGCAGCGGCAGCGGCGGCAGCtgcggcagcggcggcggcggcctcCAGCTTTGCATACCCGGGGACATCTGAGCGCACCGGCTCTGCCTCATCGTCATCGTCTTCGGCTGTGGTTGCTGCGCGCCCAGAGGCTCCCCCAGCCAAAGAGTGCACAGCGCCTGCACCCACAGCGGCCGCTGCAGCACCACCGGGCGCTCCAGCGCTGGGCTACGGCTACCACTTCGGCAACGGCTACTATAGCTGCCGTATGTCGCATGGCGTGGGCTTACAGCAGAATGCTCTCAAGTCGTCCCCGCACGCCTCTCTGGGAGGCTTCCCGGTGGAGAAGTACATGGACGTGTCAGGCCTGGCGAGCAGCAGTGTACCGACTAACGAGGTGCCCGCACGAGCCAAGGAGGTGTCCTTCTACCAGGGCTACACGAGCCCCTACCAACACGTGCCTGGGTATATCGACATGGTGTCCACCTTCGGCTCTGGGGAGCCTCGGCACGAGGCATATATCTCCATGGAAGGCTACCAGTCCTGGACGCTGGCCAACGGGTGGAACAGCCAGGTGTACTGCGCCAAGGACCAGCCACAGGGGTCCCACTTTTGGAAATCATCCTTTCCAG GGGATGTGGCTTTAAATCAGCCGGACATGTGTGTCTACCGAcggggaaggaagaaaagagtgCCCTACACCAAACTGCAGCTCAAAGAACTGGAGAACGAGTATGCCATTAACAAGTTCATTAACAAGGACAAGCGGCGGCGGATTTCAGCTGCCACGAACCTATCCGAGAGACAAGTGACCATTTGGTTTCAGAACCGAAGAGTGAAGGACAAGAAAATTGTCTCCAAGCTCAAAGATACTGTTTCCTGA
- the Evx2 gene encoding homeobox even-skipped homolog protein 2 has protein sequence MMERIRKEMILMERGLHSPTASKRFSNLSDSAGSAVLEALENSQHPARLSPRLPSAPLHGALGDLPAKGKFEIDTLFNLQHPGSESTVSSEIASTTESRKKPSHYSEAAAEADMSSDVEVGCSALRSPSGLGAAPLKENNGKGYTESGSAAGTTTSASGSGLGSLHGGGGGGGSGGGAALGGSGSGADQVRRYRTAFTREQIARLEKEFYRENYVSRPRRCELAAALNLPETTIKVWFQNRRMKDKRQRLAMSWPHPADPSFYTYMMTHAAATGSLPYPFHSHVPLHYYPHVGVTAAAAAAAASGAAAAASSPFATSIRPLDTFRALSHPYSRPELLCSFRHPGLYQAPAAAAGLNSAASAAAAAAAAAAAASSAAAAGAPPSGGSAPCSCLSCHSSQSAAAAAAAAAAALGSRSGGGGGGGGAGAAGGSDFGCSAGAPRSESGFLPYSAAVLSKTAVSPPDQRDEAPLTR, from the exons ATGATGGAAAGAATAAGAAAAGAGATGATTCTGATGGAGAGAGGGCTCCACAGCCCTACCGCCAGCAAGAGGTTCTCCAATTTGTCCGACTCCGCTGGCAGTGCTGTGCTGGAGGCCCTGGAAAATTCGCAGCACCCAGCTCGCCTCAGTCCGCGCCTACCTTCCGCCCCCCTACACGGCGCTCTGGGAGACCTCCCCGCCAAGGGCAAATTCGAAATAGACACTTTGTTCAACCTGCAGCACCCGGGCAGCGAAAGCACCGTCTCCTCCGAAATCGCCTCCACTACCGAGAGCCGCAAGAAGCCGAGCCATTATTCAGAGGCGGCCGCCGAGGCCGACATGAGCAGCGACGTGGAGGTGGGCTGCTCGGCGCTTCGTTCCCCCAGCGGCCTCGGCGCTGCGCCGCTCAAGGAAAACAATGGCAAAG GGTACACGGAGAGCGGCTCGGCGGCTGGAACCACGACGTCAGCGTCCGGCTCGGGCCTCGGCAGCCTGCatggaggcggcggcggcggtggcAGCGGCGGGGGTGCGGCGTTGGGCGGCTCTGGCTCTGGCGCAGATCAGGTGCGGCGCTACCGAACTGCGTTCACCCGTGAGCAGATCGCGCGCCTGGAGAAAGAATTCTACCGAGAGAACTATGTGTCGCGGCCCCGCCGGTGCGAGCTGGCCGCTGCGCTCAACCTGCCCGAAACCACCATCAAG GTGTGGTTCCAGAACCGGCGCATGAAGGACAAGCGGCAGCGTCTGGCCATGTCGTGGCCGCACCCAGCCGACCCCAGCTTCTACACCTACATGATGACGCATGCGGCCGCCACCGGAAGCCTGCCCTACCCTTTCCACTCGCACGTGCCGCTGCACTACTACCCACACGTGGGCGTCACGGCGGCAGCAGCTGCAGCAGCAGCTTCTGGTGCAGCGGCCGCAGCTTCGTCGCCCTTTGCTACTTCCATCCGTCCACTGGACACCTTCCGCGCCCTCTCTCATCCCTACTCCCGGCCGGAGCTGCTGTGCAGCTTCCGCCACCCGGGTCTCTACCAGGCGCCCGCGGCTGCTGCGGGGCTTAACAGTGCTGCCTCCGCCGCTGCAGCTGCAGCAGCTGCAGCGGCTGCGGCCTCCTCGGCGGCTGCCGCCGGAGCGCCCCCCAGCGGCGGCTCTGCGCCCTGCTCATGCCTCAGTTGCCACAGCAGTCAGTCCGCTGCAGCTGCTGCAGCTGCAGCTGCCGCAGCCCTGGGCTCCCGAAGTGgaggtggcggcggcggcggtggcgCTGGGGCCGCGGGGGGCTCGGACTTCGGCTGCAGCGCCGGGGCGCCGCGCTCCGAGAGCGGCTTCTTACCCTATTCTGCGGCAGTGCTTAGCAAGACCGCCGTGAGCCCGCCAGACCAGAGGGACGAGGCGCCGCTCACCAGATAA